In candidate division KSB1 bacterium, the sequence TCTATCCGGTCGACGATCCTATTTTCGGCCGCCGCTATGTGAGCATGCCGGTTCAGATCGACGAGGAGCTGCTGCAGCGCATCGCCAAGATCACCGGCGGCAAGTACTTTCGGGCAACGGATACCGAAGCGCTGAAACAGATCTATGCCGAAATCGGCGAAATGGAAAAAACCAAGATCGAGGTCAAAGAATACACCGTATATCGCGAGCTCTTTATTCCTTGGCTGTTGCTGGCCTTGGCGGCTTTGACTGCAGAAATCGTGCTTGCGAATACGGTTTTCCGCAAGATTCCTTAAAGAGTGACGGATCTATGCTTCGCTTTGCGGCACCACATTTTTTCATTCTGTTATGGCTGATTCCCGGGCTGATTATTTTTTACATTGCGGCTCTACGGGCAAAGAAACGGGCCATGGAGCGGTTCGGGAACTTGACATTGGTGCAAAAGCTCGCCGGCCGCAGCCGTCAGACCGACAAATTTACGATCCTTTTGATCGCCATTTTGGTGATGATTTTCGCCTTGGCGCGGCCGCAGATCGGCACCAAGATTGAAGAGGTCAAGCGGGAGGGGGTCGATATCATCGTCGCCATCGATGTCTCGCACTCGATGTTGGCGCGCGATGTACAGCCGAGCCGTCTGCAAAAGGCAAAACACGAAGTGGAGACATTCATGAACCGACTGCGGGGCGACCGCATCGGACTGATTGCCTTTTCGGGCGTGGCTTTCGTGCAGTGCCCATTGACCCTGGATTACGGCGCCGCCAAGATGTTTCTCGATGTGATCGATACGGATTTGATTCCTGTTCCCGGCACGGCCATAGGGAAGGCTATCCAAAAGGCGATCGAAACCTTTGATCAGCGCGAACGCAAGCACAAAGTGTTGGTGCTGATCACCGATGGTGAAGATCACGAAGGCGACGTGATGAAGGTGGTTGCGGAAGCCGAGCGGCAGGGGATCGTCATCTATTGCGTCGGCGTCGGTACGCCGCGCGGCGAGCCGATACCGCTTTCCGACATGCCGGGCGCCTTTAAAAAGGACCGCAAGGGCGAAGTGGTGCTCAGCCGCCTGGACGAGGTGACGTTAGAAAAGATCGCCCTGCAGACCGGCGGCAAATATTACCGCGCCAGCACGGCCGAAGACGAACTGGAAAAGATCTATGACGAGATCGCCAAAATGGAGAAAAAAGAGCTCGGCTCTCTCCAATTCACGCAATTCGAAGATCGATTTCAATACCTATTGGCCGTCGTTTTGCTTTTGTTGTTGATCGAATTCGTGCTGCCGGAACGCAAAACGGAGAGACAGGAATGGCGCGGCCGATTCTTCTAAGGGTTGGCAAGATGAAGGCAAGGATCTTTTGGCTGCTGTTGGCTGCCTTGGTTCCGCTGCAGGGACAGACCCTGCGGGGCAAGATTATTCAGGGCAACCGGCATTACGAAGCCGGCCGCTACGATGAGGCGCTGAACAAATATCGCGACGCCCAAACCAAAGATCCGGAATCGGACATTCTGCGCTTCAACATGGGCGCGGCGAATTATCAAAAAAAGAACTATCAAGAGGCGTTGGAAGAGTTTCAAAACGCCCTCAAAACCAAGGATGTATCGCTGCAGGCTCAGGCCTACTACAACCTCGGCAACACGCTGTTTCGGATGAACAAGCTGCTCGAGAGCGTTTTGGCCTATCAGGAGGCGCTCAAGCTGAATCCGAACGATCAGGATGCCAAGTACAACTTGGAATACGTCCGCCGCCTGCTCAAGGATCAGGCAAACCGCAATCAGCAGCAGCAACAGCAGCAACAGCAACAACAACAGCAGCAGCAACAACAGCAGCAAAATCAGCAGGAGCAGCAGCAACAGGAGCAGAAACAGCAGGAGCAACAGCCGCAATCGCAGGACGACCAACAGCAGGAACAACAGCAGGAGCAGATGCAGCAGCAGCCGGCTTCCGAAGACGATATTTCGAAAGAAGATGCCGAGCGTATTCTCCAGGCGCTGAAAGAGAATCAGGACAATTTAAAGGATGCGCGGCGGCAAAAGTTCAGCGGTGACGTGCGCGTTTTAAAAGATTGGTAAATCAATTTGAAAGACTATGAAACGAATCCATTGGATTTTCAATAGTCTGCTTTTTCTCGCGGCAGCGGCCATCGTTCAGGCCGAACCGCTGACAGTGACGACTACGGTCAGCCGAAACCCTGCCTCGCTCAATGAGCAGGTCATCTTTACCATCGAGCTGTCGGGCGACGGCGCCGCCAAAGTCGATCGGCCCGAGCTGCCGGACATGGGCGGCTATTTGACCTTTTTAGGATCCGGCGGTACGTCTCAAAACATCACCTTTATCAACGGCAGGATGTCGGCTTCCAAATCATACTCTTTCTATTATCTGGCGACCAAGGTGGGTTCCTTTACCATTCCGCCGGTCAAGGTGGTGTACGACAATCAGACCTACGAATCCAAGCCGATTAACATGACGATTGTGCAGGGCGCGGCGCCGCAGGCTGTGCCCCCGGCGGCCTCTGCGGCCGACCGTGCTCCGGCCGCCGCCGGTGAGGATTTGTATCTGCGCACGATCGTCAGCAAAAAGCGCGTTTATCAGAATGAGCCGGTGTTCGTCACCTTCCGCATCTATGCGGCCGTCTCGGTCGGCGGTTATTCGATCGTTTCGCCGCCGGAGACGTCCGGATTTTGGGTCGAAGAAATCGAGGCGCCGCAGCAGCCGCAGGTGAACGAAGAGGTCATCAACGGCAAGCGCTACGTTTATGCCGACATCAAAAAGATTGCCGTGTTTCCCACCTCTGCGGGCGAAAAGACCATTGGTCCGATGACGCTGCAGTGCGAAGTCCGTGTCCAGGGGCGGCGCAGCCGCGATCCCTTTGACATGTTTTTCAATGACCCGTTTTTCAGCCGCACCGTGACGCAAACTATAGCGTCACCCGCGGTGACCATCGACGTAATGCCGCTTCCTGAGGCCGGCAAGCCTGCCGAGTTTACCGGCGCTGTCGGCAAGTATCAGCTCAAGGCCGAGCTCGATCGCACCGAGATAACCACCGACGACGCCCTGACGCTCAAAGTTACCGTCAGCGGCAGCGGCAATATCCGCATGATCAGCGAACCCAAGGTGCAGATTCCGCCGGAATTTCAGTTTTATGCGCCGAACGTTTCGGAAAACATTTCACGCCGACCGGGCGCCGTTTCCGGCAGCAAGACCTTTGAATACGTGTTGGTGCCGCGCTTTGTCGGCACGCAGCGCATTCCGCCGGTTGTATTTGCCTATTTCAATCCGGAGAGCGGTTCCTACCAGCGGCTGACGACGCCGGAACTGACCGTACATGTTGCCAAAGGTCAGCGCGCAGTTTTGGCCGGCGGCTCGGGTTTGACAAAGGAAGAGGTCAAATACATCGGCCAGGATATTCGTTACATCAGGACGGAACCGGGAAAATGGCGGCGGATTGGGGTTAAGCCTTATCGGACGACCGGGTTTTTTATGGGCTTGATCTTGCCTGTCCTTGCTTTCGGCATGGCTTTCCTCTATCGGCGAAATCAGGAAAAGCTGAGCAGCAACATCGCACTGGCGCGCAGTCGGCGCGCGAATGCAGCGGCGATGCGGCGTTTGAGCAAAGCCAAATCTTTTCTGGCCGTGCAGCAGCAGAAACAGTTTTTTGCTGAAATTGCCGAGGCTTTAAACAACTTTGCCGCCGATAAATTGAATTTGGAAAAGGCCGACTTGATCAGCACCGATTTGGAACAGGCTTTTCGCAGCCGCGGCGTGGACGAAGCATTGATTCGCGACTTTTTCGCGCTGCTGCAGACCTGCGATTATCAGCGTTTTGCCCCCTCCACCGCAACGATCGACGATATGGAGCGGGTCTATCAATCGGCAAAAGAGGTTCTCATTAAACTGGAAAAAGTTTTGTGATATGAAGGCAACAAGCTGGATTTGGGTGCTTTTGCTTTCCACCGGCTTACGGGCAGAGTCGGTTGATCTGCTTTTTAACCGCGGCGTGCAGGCGTACGAGCGCGGCGATTACCGCGAGGCCGCCCAATGGTTCGAAGAGGCAGCCCGACAAGGATTGGCGAGTCCTGCCTTGTATTATAATCTTGGCAACGCCTATTTCAAGCTGGAAGACATCGGTCGAGCTGTCCTCAACTATGAACGGGCAAAACAATTGGCGCCGCGGGACGAAGACGTCCTTTTCAATCTCGGCGTGGCACAGCTGCGGGTGGCGGACAAGATTGCGTCGCCGGAATTCGACGTGATTTACAAGACTTTTAACGGCGTCAAAACGGCGCTGACCCTTCCCCAGTGGATGCATATGACGCTCGCATTATACGTATTACTCTTTGTATTTTTGATCGCTCTTTACCTCGATCGAAAAAAGTTTGCTTTTGTTCGCCTTCTGATTCGGCCGACGGCT encodes:
- a CDS encoding VWA domain-containing protein; translated protein: MLRFAAPHFFILLWLIPGLIIFYIAALRAKKRAMERFGNLTLVQKLAGRSRQTDKFTILLIAILVMIFALARPQIGTKIEEVKREGVDIIVAIDVSHSMLARDVQPSRLQKAKHEVETFMNRLRGDRIGLIAFSGVAFVQCPLTLDYGAAKMFLDVIDTDLIPVPGTAIGKAIQKAIETFDQRERKHKVLVLITDGEDHEGDVMKVVAEAERQGIVIYCVGVGTPRGEPIPLSDMPGAFKKDRKGEVVLSRLDEVTLEKIALQTGGKYYRASTAEDELEKIYDEIAKMEKKELGSLQFTQFEDRFQYLLAVVLLLLLIEFVLPERKTERQEWRGRFF
- a CDS encoding tetratricopeptide repeat protein, whose product is MKARIFWLLLAALVPLQGQTLRGKIIQGNRHYEAGRYDEALNKYRDAQTKDPESDILRFNMGAANYQKKNYQEALEEFQNALKTKDVSLQAQAYYNLGNTLFRMNKLLESVLAYQEALKLNPNDQDAKYNLEYVRRLLKDQANRNQQQQQQQQQQQQQQQQQQQNQQEQQQQEQKQQEQQPQSQDDQQQEQQQEQMQQQPASEDDISKEDAERILQALKENQDNLKDARRQKFSGDVRVLKDW
- a CDS encoding BatD family protein; this encodes MKRIHWIFNSLLFLAAAAIVQAEPLTVTTTVSRNPASLNEQVIFTIELSGDGAAKVDRPELPDMGGYLTFLGSGGTSQNITFINGRMSASKSYSFYYLATKVGSFTIPPVKVVYDNQTYESKPINMTIVQGAAPQAVPPAASAADRAPAAAGEDLYLRTIVSKKRVYQNEPVFVTFRIYAAVSVGGYSIVSPPETSGFWVEEIEAPQQPQVNEEVINGKRYVYADIKKIAVFPTSAGEKTIGPMTLQCEVRVQGRRSRDPFDMFFNDPFFSRTVTQTIASPAVTIDVMPLPEAGKPAEFTGAVGKYQLKAELDRTEITTDDALTLKVTVSGSGNIRMISEPKVQIPPEFQFYAPNVSENISRRPGAVSGSKTFEYVLVPRFVGTQRIPPVVFAYFNPESGSYQRLTTPELTVHVAKGQRAVLAGGSGLTKEEVKYIGQDIRYIRTEPGKWRRIGVKPYRTTGFFMGLILPVLAFGMAFLYRRNQEKLSSNIALARSRRANAAAMRRLSKAKSFLAVQQQKQFFAEIAEALNNFAADKLNLEKADLISTDLEQAFRSRGVDEALIRDFFALLQTCDYQRFAPSTATIDDMERVYQSAKEVLIKLEKVL
- a CDS encoding tetratricopeptide repeat protein — translated: MKATSWIWVLLLSTGLRAESVDLLFNRGVQAYERGDYREAAQWFEEAARQGLASPALYYNLGNAYFKLEDIGRAVLNYERAKQLAPRDEDVLFNLGVAQLRVADKIASPEFDVIYKTFNGVKTALTLPQWMHMTLALYVLLFVFLIALYLDRKKFAFVRLLIRPTAALLLVAALFFVLNVRDDLTIQEAIVLSPSVDVRSGPQRDATEVFTLHAGVKVRVLDRSAGFLRIRLTDGKDGWIPADALELI